A window of Microbacterium sp. Root61 genomic DNA:
CGGCCGCGAGGATGTACTGCTTCCCCGTGATGCCGACCGCGTGGATCTCGCCGGCGGCCGCCCGGGTCTTGAGACCGTCGAGGGTCTCACCGAGCTCCTTGAGGGTCGCCGGGCCGAGCGTGTTCGGTCGGTTGTGATCGCGTCCGTTGTCGAGCGTGATCAGAGCGAGCACCTTGCCGGAGGCGAGGCGGATGTCGCGCACGGGGGAGTGCGTCACCACTTCTCCCTCGGTGAGGGCGTCGAGCGCGGAGAAGTCGATGTCGTCGTAGTTCGTCATCCGGGTCGTCCTACTTCTTCTTGCCGTTGTAGTGCGGATTCTCCCAGATCACGGAGCCGCCCTGCCCGAGGCCCACGCACATCGCGGTGAGGCCGTAGCGCACGTCGGGGCGCTCCTTGAACTGCGCTGCGAGCTGGATCATCAGACGCACGCCGGATGCCGCCAGCGGGTGTCCGAGCGCGAGCGCGCCGCCCCACTGGTTCACGCGCGGGTCGTCGTCGGCGATGCCGAAGTGATCCAGCAGCGAGATCACCTGAATGGCGAAGGCCTCATTGAGCTCGAAGAGCCCGATGTCCTTGATCGTCAGACCGGCCTTCTTCAGCGCCTTCTCCGTGGAGGGGATCGGGCCGATGCCCATGACCTCGGGCTGGACGCCGGCGAAGGCGAAGGAGACGAGCTTCATCTTCGGCTCGAGACCGAATTCCTTGACGGCACCGCCGCCGGCCAGCAGGCTGACGGTCGCGCCGTCGGTCAGCGGCGAGGAGGTACCGGCGGTCACGCGACCGTGCGGGCGGAATGGGGTCTTCAGCGCGGCCAGACCTTCCATCGTGGTCTGGGGGCGGCGTCCTTCGTCCTCGGTCGCGAGGCCCCAGGCGCCATCCGCGCCCTTGACGGCGACGGACACGAGGTCGGGCTGGAACTTGCCCGCGTCGTACGCGGCCTGCGCCTTGTGCTGGCTCAGCATGCCGAACCGGTCGGCGCGCTCCTTCGTCAGCTCGGGGAACCGGTCGTGCAGCCGCTCGGCCGTCATGCCCATGTTCAGCGCGTCGGCGCTCACGAGCTTCTCGGTCACGAACCGCGGGTTCGGATCGATGTTGCTGCCGTCGAGCGGGTGGCGGCCCATGTGCTCGACGCCGCCCGCGAGGGCGAAGTCGTACATGCCGATGCCGATCGCGCCCGCCATGGTCGTGACGCTGGTCATCGCACCCGCGCACATGCGGTCGATCGCGAAGCCGGGGACGGTCTGCGGCAATCCGGAGAGGATGGCCACCGAGCGTCCGAGGGTGAGGCCCTGATCGCCGGTCTGCGACGTCGCGGCCAGCGCGAAGTCGTCGATGCGGTCGGCGGGGACCTTCGGGTTGCGCTCCATCAGACCGATGGTCGCCTTGACCGCCAGGTCGTCGGATCGGGTGTTCCAGTACTGGCCTTTTTCGCCGGCACGCCCGAAGGGCGTACGCATTCCATCGACGAAGAAGACGTCCGAGATCTCGGCCACTCTGCCTCCAAAAATAGGGATGACACCAGCCTAGATTCGCGTGGGAGCGGCCGGGAATCGGTTGGGGTGAACC
This region includes:
- a CDS encoding thiolase family protein; this translates as MAEISDVFFVDGMRTPFGRAGEKGQYWNTRSDDLAVKATIGLMERNPKVPADRIDDFALAATSQTGDQGLTLGRSVAILSGLPQTVPGFAIDRMCAGAMTSVTTMAGAIGIGMYDFALAGGVEHMGRHPLDGSNIDPNPRFVTEKLVSADALNMGMTAERLHDRFPELTKERADRFGMLSQHKAQAAYDAGKFQPDLVSVAVKGADGAWGLATEDEGRRPQTTMEGLAALKTPFRPHGRVTAGTSSPLTDGATVSLLAGGGAVKEFGLEPKMKLVSFAFAGVQPEVMGIGPIPSTEKALKKAGLTIKDIGLFELNEAFAIQVISLLDHFGIADDDPRVNQWGGALALGHPLAASGVRLMIQLAAQFKERPDVRYGLTAMCVGLGQGGSVIWENPHYNGKKK